Proteins found in one Alphaproteobacteria bacterium genomic segment:
- a CDS encoding pyridoxal phosphate-dependent aminotransferase: protein MGFLASRLDRVRPSQTVAITTLARDLQAAGRDIIGLGQGEPDFDTPEHIKAAAIKALQDGDTGYPPPNGSPALRQAICDKIKRDNGLNYGLDQIQIGVGGKQILFNALMATINPGDEVIVLAPYWVSYPDMTAMCEGVPVVVTGREQNGFKVTGPELEAAITPKTKWVILNSPSNPTGAAYTRAEMKGLTDVLKKHPDIWVMSDDIYEYILFDDFKFVSPAEIEPSLKDRMLIVNGVSKAYCMTGWRLGWGAGPKPLMAAMNKVMSQSTTSTSSIAMAGALAAYTGPHDFIAEHNAVFQQRRDLVVSMLNQAQGLTCRRPEGAFYVYPSCAGVIGRKAPDGKTIDNDEAFAAYLLETEGVAVVFGDAFGLSPYFRISYATATELLEDACTRIQRACAALS from the coding sequence ATGGGATTTCTCGCCTCGCGCCTCGACCGCGTCCGGCCATCGCAGACCGTTGCCATTACCACCCTGGCGCGCGACCTGCAGGCGGCCGGTCGCGACATTATCGGCCTTGGCCAGGGAGAGCCTGACTTCGATACGCCCGAGCACATCAAGGCGGCGGCCATCAAGGCGCTGCAGGACGGCGATACCGGCTACCCGCCACCCAACGGCTCGCCGGCCCTGCGCCAGGCCATCTGCGACAAGATCAAGCGCGACAATGGCCTGAACTACGGGCTTGACCAGATTCAGATCGGCGTCGGCGGCAAGCAGATCCTGTTCAACGCCCTGATGGCGACGATCAATCCCGGTGACGAGGTGATCGTGCTGGCGCCCTATTGGGTCAGCTACCCCGACATGACCGCCATGTGCGAAGGCGTGCCGGTGGTGGTGACGGGGCGCGAACAGAATGGCTTCAAGGTAACCGGGCCAGAGCTGGAGGCGGCTATTACGCCGAAGACCAAGTGGGTCATCCTCAACAGCCCGTCCAATCCTACCGGCGCCGCCTATACGCGGGCCGAGATGAAGGGGTTGACCGACGTTCTGAAGAAGCACCCGGACATCTGGGTGATGAGCGACGATATCTATGAATACATCCTGTTCGATGATTTCAAGTTCGTTTCGCCGGCGGAGATCGAGCCGTCCCTGAAGGACCGCATGTTGATCGTCAACGGCGTGTCGAAGGCCTATTGCATGACCGGCTGGCGGCTCGGCTGGGGGGCCGGCCCGAAACCGTTGATGGCGGCCATGAACAAGGTCATGAGCCAGTCCACCACGTCCACATCGTCCATTGCCATGGCCGGTGCGCTGGCGGCCTATACCGGTCCCCATGACTTCATTGCCGAACACAATGCGGTCTTTCAACAGCGCCGTGACCTGGTGGTCTCCATGCTGAACCAGGCGCAGGGACTGACCTGCCGCCGGCCGGAGGGGGCGTTCTATGTCTATCCGTCCTGTGCCGGGGTCATTGGTCGCAAGGCGCCGGACGGCAAGACCATCGACAATGACGAGGCGTTCGCCGCCTACCTGCTGGAAACAGAAGGGGTTGCGGTGGTGTTCGGCGATGCCTTTGGCCTGTCTCCCTATTTCCGCATCTCCTATGCGACCGCCACGGAGCTGCTGGAAGACGCCTGTACGCGTATTCAGCGCGCCTGCGCCGCACTCAGCTAA